Within the Paenibacillus sp. AN1007 genome, the region GCCGCTGCACCTGAGGAAACAGCAGAAACGGAGCAGTCGCCTCTGGCTGTTACCGAGTCGGTATATCGTCTGGATGTCATGGGCTGGAGTCTTGCAGCCGATCCTGAATCTGTCCTGACAGACCGATATGGCGTTGAGTTCGCAGGTTTGGGTAAACCTGCTGATTTCGAAGGTAAAGATCTTACAGGCAAAATCGCGTTAATTCAACGCGGGGAACTCGCTTTTGTCGAGAAAATTGCAAATGCCAAAGCAGCCGGCGCTGTGGCGGTTATCGTATATAACAATGTCCCGGGTCCGATTGGCGTTAGTCTCGGAGACAGCTTTGACTTTATTCCGACACTGAGCATGTCGAAGGAAGACGGCGAAGCAATCAAGGCTGAACTGGATGCAGGTCAGTCTGTGGAAGTGAACTTTAGTGATTTTGAACGCAGTCAGACACCTGGGGATGAGATGAGTTCCTCCAGTTCTCGCGGACCTGCGAAGGTGACGCTGGATATTAAACCGGATGTTGTTGCACCGGGTTCCAACATTCTGTCGACGGTTCCTGCTTATGGCAAAGATGAACCAGAAGCTGATTATGCACAGGCATATGACCGGAAAAGTGGCACAAGTATGGCTGCGCCGCACGTCGCGGGACTTGCTGCTCTGCTGCTTGAAAAGCACCCGGAATGGACACCTTTTGATGTCAAAGCGGCTCTGATGAATAATGCCAAAATCATGGATACGGCCAAATATGATGTGTTTGATCAGGGTGCAGGCCGCATTCAGGCGGTCAAATCAATTGATCCAGCAGCTTTTGTTAAAGTCATGGACGTGACCCAGTATACCGAGAGTGGTTCGGTAGTTGAGAAAGAAAACATTACGGGAAGCATCAACTACGGCAATTTCATGAGTACAGATGAAAAAACAGTAACCAAAACGATCAAGGTGCAGGCCTTGAACGGAAGCGGTGGTGAGTACACGGTAAGCGTGAATCCAACGCGTACAGTGCCTGGCGTATCTGTTGCAGTTGATAAAGCTTCATTTGCCTTGAATGGAGAAGAAGAACTGGCAGTAACGGTAACCGTTCCTCGTGGTGTAACAGCGCAAACCGAGGCACAAGGTTACATTGAAATTACGAATGGGACAAATATATTTACCGTGCCGTATGTGGCGCACTTTAATGTGACATCTAATGGAGTAAAATACATTGAAACGGTGAAAGGGAACGAGAAAAATCCTTTCCACTATCCGTTGAAAGCGGACGGTTCGCTGGACACCTTGAACGTTGCAATGGAATTTCATAATCCTATGACGTTTGCATTAATTGAAATTTATGACGGCTTTGATCCTCAGGGCGGACATTATAACGATGGTTACATCGGCTCAATCTTTGGCAATTATTATACCTTTAACGCAAATACAAGATACAATCTGGCTTGGGATGGTCAGTATTCCGACTACGCGACGGAAGAAGTCACCGAAATTCCGGACGGCTTGTATACCGTGGACATTACAACCATCGGTACGGATGGCAAAACGTATAAGGAAGATACTTCACCTTTTCTGGTGAAAAAGACAGCTCCGGCAGTGACTGCTCCACAATCACTGGAGTTTAAAGCGGAAGATGCCGTTGAAATTAACGGTACGGTGGATGATCTGTATTTCCGTGCTGCCCCTGCGCTGGCCAAAGGTTGGAGCATCCAGTTTGATCCGGCAGCTGCGCTGGAAGCATCCTATGCAGTGAAAAAAGAAGATGGCTCGACGTTAAAAGAAGGTACGTTGGATGTCCAGGCCGATGGCAGCTTCCAATATTCATTAGAGAATCTGGAAGGCGGCAAGTACACGGTGGAGACGACGGTGAAAGATGAGCAGGGTCTTGCAGGTACGAGCAGCACAGCCATTACGGTGGAGTCCACAGAAACTGAGCCTGAATCACCGGCTGTGAGAGCGCCTGGTACTCCTATGTTGTCTCACAATAACGGTTTTGTTAACGGACTGTTGGGCGGCAGCTATACGGTGTCCATGAACATGTGGTGGGGCGAGAATGCGACCAGCTACAAGTTGTACGAGGATGGTGTATTGGTTGATTCGCAAAAGCTGACCTATAATGCGCCTTGGGCACAGTTTGCTCAAACAAAAATTACAGGCAAAACCAATGGTACTTACACTTATGTTGCCGAGCTGGCTAATGATAAGGGAGTAACGCGCAGTCAGACGCTGACTGTACGGGTTACCGATGCACTGCCTGGTAAGGGTGTGCTCTCTCATGATAATTGGGATGTGGACGGCAGCTACAAGGTCATGATGAACTTGTGGTGGGGAACCAATGCAGCCGAGTATCGTCTCTATGAGAATGATGAGTTGATTGATACACAGTCACTTAAAGCATCAACACCGCTGCCGCAGTTCGCTGTAACTGCAGTGAAAGGCAAAGCTTCCGGCACATATACGTACCGGGCGGAGCTGGTTAACGATGCTGGCGTGACAACGACCAATACGATTAAGGTGAAGGTGAAATAAACGGAATACTAACGTAAACGGGTAAAGCCAAGTTATGAACAGTACGGAATAAGCTTTATTCCTAGCGTATGGTTCGGGAAAAGCAGCGCTTCATCCTTGTCCGGCATAAGCCGATGATCGGGACGAAGTTGGATATGAGAAACGGCCTCCTTCCTGTGAAATTACAGGGGAGGCCGTTTCTATTGTTTGCTCCGGGGAAGAATGGATTTCCGGTTTCCTGAATGAAGAAGTGATTTTTATCAAGTCATTGAAAAAAATAGAATCTATCCTTACATACGATGGTTATTTAATTTAGTGTGATTTATTTTTAGACACGCCCTATGTCGATTATTTTTTAATCCATTTATAGTTCATGAACTTTAATAGTTGTCCATTCATTTCAAATTCATGGTCACTAGTTTCTATATGCTCGAACCCATTCTTCTCTAAAACTTTTTGAGATGCTGTATTGTTATTGGTTGTTTTTGCATGGATTTCTTTTATATCTGAATCGACGATTGTCTGGAGTAATAAATGTAATGCTCTTGCAGCAATGCCCTTTCCGGTGCAGGCTTGTGCCAGTCTATAGCCAAGAGATCCTGTTCTATTTTTATTGGAATAATGAATATCCACTACATTTATCCTTCCAATAATAGAATGGTGTTCATCCTTTATGAGATAAAAAAGGGAGAGTCCTTGATCTTGTTCATCAAGAAGATGTTTATTTTTCACCTTAAAAACTTCGGGCTTGTAATAATCATCTCCCCGGGAGGGTACAAATTTCTCGAAAAAAGGTCTGTTTTCAACCTCAAATGTGTATAAGTTTTCGAAATCTTTCTCTTCTAACTTCTCAATTACGATGTCCATGAATCTTCCTCCAATCTACTTCAGCTCTAAATACTATAAATCTGTTTATGTAAAATCTAGACCGATGCGAGCTTTACACAGCCATTGTAACATTCTAATTTCTTGGGCAGTGCACTTACAGAATAAAAAGAATAGTTTTGATTTAAATGAGTATTTAGGTCGTGGTACTAGCAGTGTGAAAAAAGCTTGATTCCAAGCACATGGTTTGGAAAAAGTAGTACCTCGCCCCTGTCCGGCATAAGCCGATGATCGGGACGAAAGCTGGATATGAGAAACGGCCTCCTTCCTGTGAAAATACAGGGGAGACCGTTTCCGTTGTTTGCTTCCAGGGAAGGATGGATATCCGATCCCTGAAGGGATTATTTTAAAGCGAAGAGACTGTTCTGTTTTTGCTTGCCTGAATCCCTGTCATGAGCAGTCCTACTGCAAGCAGAACCTGGATGAGCAGGGGCAGCGTCCAGCCCTTAGTCCAGTCGTGCAGTAAACCGAAGAGTAGAGGTCCACCTGCCGCGAGCATATAACCGAAGGATTGAGCCATTCCCGATAGACTTGCGGCCTCTCGCGCATGACTCGTTCGAAGAACGAAAAACATGGTGACCAGACCAAAGGAAGCCCCGGCACCAATCCCGGCCAAAGTGACTCCAATCGTTACAAGCACAGGTATGCCGCTGAACAATAAAGCATATCCGATAATGAGACACATACATGTTATTGTAGTCAGCAGGCGTTGATCCTGCGTTCTTCCGGCCAGAATTGGCACAATGAAGGTGGCGGGGACGCTAACCAGCTGCATCAGAGACAGCATCCATCCAGCCGAGGCTGCACTGAAACCTTGGTCTGCGAGAATTTCCGGGAGCCAAGTGATGGTAGTATAGAATATTAACGACTGTAAGCCCATGAACAGGGTCACGAACCAAGCAAGTGAAGATGTACGCAGACGTGCAGGCTTACTTTCATTTTGGGAAGTCACATAAAGCATTTGTTTGCGCCCTCTTCCTGCTTGAGGGAGCCATAACAGGACACCCAGTATGGAAAAAACGGCCCACATCCCTAATGAAGCTCGCCAGCCTAGTGATGAGGCTTCTGCCACGGGTACACTAATGCCTGACGAGATCGAGGCAAACATATTCATGGAAACCGAGTACAGTCCGGTGACAATGCCGACACGCAGCGGGAAGTCACGTTTGATTAAACTCGGCAGCAGTACGTTACTTAGAGCAATGCCGCATCCCAGAATAGCCGTTCCTGCATATAAAGCCAGAATAGAGGGCAGCAGGCGCAGGGTAATTCCGCCAGTAACGATGATTACAGCCAGCAGGAGAGCGGTCTCCAGTCCAAAACGTTTAGCAAGACGCGGGGCAAAAGGAGAGATCGCTGCAAAGGCGATCAAAGGCAGTGAGGTCAACAGCCCCGCCATCGTGTGTCCAATCCCGGTATCGGAGCGGATTAATTCAACCACAGGCCCTGCAGCCGTGATGGGGGACCTCATGGTAGCGGCAATAACAATAATTCCTGCGAGCAGCAGTCCGATTTTTCCCGAAGCCTGTTGTAACGGTTGTTCGGCCTCGGTATGGACGGAATGCTGTTGTGTTGATGATGACATAGTTATTCTCCTGTTTCTAGAGGGTTAGATGATGATTAGTCATTTTTATTTTTTGGTAATTTATTGAGACGTCTTAACAGTAAGATTACATAAACGCGACCAGTGATGTGCGTGGTGGACAAAAATGATCTTTCGAATAGAGAAGTCAACGCAAGGGTTTCAAGTTTCAGGGCTTAGTTTCCTCATTGTTCTATGCTAATATGTAGTTTAACTTGAATGGTCGAATTCGGACAGTCTTTATCGGATGCTCCACTTTTTATTTTGTGAAATCGAACCTTGTTGGATAATAGATCCGTCTAACTTAGGATTCAAGCAGCTGCATCCAGCAAGGGGGTATCCTGTACTTTATATGTATTAATAAGTGTTTTCTATGATACATCAATTGAATTTCCATGAATATAAGACAGACCCGCACAGCTGGTATGATCCAGTAGTGCGGGCCTGTTTTCAGCTTGTTATCAGGCTTCGGACTCGGCAGCAGCTTATTCCAAAAAGCTCTTGGCAATCTCAATCAGCTCTGCCTTAGTGATCTTTTTAGTGGCCTCTATATAGTAATTAATATGATACTCGCTATTTGGGATATCATAAATGAATTGAATGGATCTGTTGCTGCTGCGATTATTTGCTTCCTTGTACAGTGCATCCACACCTGATATTTTCATTTCTTCCTTGGGATCTACGTGGTTCTCATTAAAGTAGATTGTTAACTTCTCCTTGCTCTTCCTTGGCTGTATGACGATCTGACCGTCTGCACTCTTGTAGCTGATATACATGTTCCAGTTGTCCTTGACGGTCTCAAGGAGTGCCATGGCATACCCAACATCGGATTCCAATGCTTGCCGCTTGAGTTCCTCTGTCAGTGAGGTTTCAGCTTCGGCTGTCAGCGGCTTTGGGGTGTGATAGCTCAGACTAGCGCGATCAAAGGAATACACCTGCCTGCTTGTACGGATGCTGTTCGTGAGCTTTATCTCCTGATTCTTTAACTCCTCTGTCAAAGCACGTGCATCTTTGAAGCCTAGTCCTGGACCAGTGACTAGGTTCAACGTTTGGTGAGGATTGTTCGCGGCAATGTATAGAGCCGCAGACTCGCCGGGCTTCAGCAGCTTGTAGCTGAGTTTAGCAGCCTCACGATTACGCAATTCTTCTTGAGGGTTCTTCTTCTCCAGAATGGATGGCTCGAAGATCTTTTCCTCATAAACGGTCCCACCCTTGCTGTTGGTCAGTGAGTAGAGATGCACCGCGGCGAAGCCTGTAGAAATACTGAGCAGCATGCAGGCTGCTATAATCACACTAACCCTGTATTTCAGGTAGGGTCGATCGAGGCCTTGCCGCTTGGGCAGTTCACCTTGCAGCTGTTTCATTACAGGCCCGGACAAGTCTGCATGGGGCGGCTCAGCCTTATGGAATAGTTCTCGAAGATCCTGATTGCTGTTTGGCTTCATTGCGGCCAGCTCCTTTCACTGGATAATAGTGCTTGCGGAATTTGCCTACCGTTCGTTCATACTTCTTACGCAGATAAGCGCTGTTTCGCTGGAGAATCGTACTGATCTCCTCATAGGTCTTGTCCTCCACACATCGCAAAATGAGCAGGCTGCGCTCCTCCGTCGACAGTCTCTTCATGGCTTGAAGCACCTGCTCATCAAAATAAATGTCCTCAATTCGCTGGTCTATCGGGCTATAATCCCTGGTGGCATGATATAGAAAAGGCAGGTACTTGACAAGCCGGCGCTTGCGCAGCGCGTCAATACACTGATTGTATGCAATGGTATACAGCCAGGCCTCGAACGATTTCTCCGGGTCATACCTTTTCAAATGCCTGAAGGCCTTGAGGAAGACCTCCTGTCCGCAGTCCTCGGCCTCGGCATAGTTGTTTAGCATATGATAACAGTAGAGAAAGATCGGTCTCTGATACTTATGCATGACTCTCTCGAACTTTGTAGTATCTCCACTCAGGATATCGCTTATGATCTGGCGAAGATCTATGTCTTCCAAGTCCCCACCCCTTTTTAAAGTGTTTTATGAAGGAGACACCTTGTATTGTGACAGTTTACCGTTTTTTTTTGCTTAAGAAGGCACACGATGCATCCCTCCCGGTTCATTTCAACCCAACGTATCTAATACAGGGGAGATACACTGTGTGCCTGAATCTGCTTAGGAACATGAATGCATCATATTGGTTACGGATTAACCGCTGCTATCTGGACGCAGCGATCTGAAAGCTATATCCCAAGCGCCGCGGCGGCTTAAAGGCTGCCTTGCACTCCGCGTCCTATTTCAAATACGATTCGGCCAGCTTGATCAGCTCCTGCTTGCTCAACTTGCTGCCGATGTCTTCAATATGGTACCAAATATGAAATTCGCTGTTAGGGATGCTGCACACAAATGTAATACCTTGGCCTGAGGACTTGAAATCCTGATTTTCGGATTCGCTGTAAGACGAATAGACCATTTCTGTTCTTCCCGACTTGATCAGCTCATACGTGACCCCGGTTTGTACGGATGGAGTATGGAGCGTGATTTTCTCATCAGATTTTATAGCCTGAACCAGCAGCTCGCTGCTTCCATTTTTATATGTGCTGAAAAGGTTCCAGTGCTTGCCGATCAGTTTAAGCTTTTGCATGGCATATCCTTTGCCAGACTGAGCTGCCTGCTGCTCAAGTTGATCGGTCATCTTGGCTCGCTCGGGATCCGACAGGACCGGATGATAGGTCACGCTGGCGCTGTCAAATTTATATTTTTGCTGGATGGTATCCAAAATTTTAACCGATTGTCCTTTTAGCTGCTCACGCAGCTTGGCTGCTTTCTTGAAGCTCATCGATGTTCGCTCAATATTGGTCTTGCGCTCTGGATTATCTTCAGCAATGTAAAACAGGGCGGCTTCCCCTTTCTTCAGCAGCTCATTAGCTAAGCTATGGCTTTTTGAGGAGCGAAGCAGATCTTCGCGGGAGTGGTCCGACTTATGAGAGCCCTCGTAAGGCTTCTGCTCATAGATAACCTCCCCCTTGTTGTTAGTTAACTTAAAGACTTGATTGCTAATGGTATCATCGGCAAAGGCTGTGGCCGGAATGAGCAGCAGAGCTGCTGTCAAAGCAATTAGACTTTTTTTGTACTTCTTGTTCTTTTTCATGTAGAATCTCTCCTTTGAACTACTGTATTTATAAGGTATTACGTTTTAGGTGTTCCAGAATGTGACATTTCATTGATTTTTAT harbors:
- a CDS encoding S8 family serine peptidase, with the protein product MNKRLISMLMSVLMVFSLIPPAAGAASADSAIQLENTLNSTTAKQWRDVLAGREARIAADPFLDKSLEGLGGENTRVIVELSTKPVAVAQGESTLSGRSFTSSMETNAVTQVEEQQQSFVHSLTQKKIKHEVLDNYAYALNGVALEVKGNQLGQLLQIPGVVSVYPDLEVTLAPDQDEVNPHMKDTAPFIGAPEVWDLGYKGKGVKVGVIDTGIDYTHPNLRDAYKGGWDFVGNDNDPYEATYQEWKASGQPEFDEDGRPYYTSHGTHVSGTVAAREAGDYGIVGIAPEADIYAYRVLGPYGSGQTSWVLGGIDRSVADGMDVINLSLGAANNDPSYVTSVALNNAMLSGVTAVVSSGNSGPNRYTLGSPGASAMAITVGNSTGPSQAITANTHFWIGEESQESAPEQQPAPDQEQTPELGNAPETQEPGSTPEASPEGGVEAEGSAPESEEAAPAQNSGITADAASSNEPHQADQPDVDQEKASDAITDNGTTGEIPAPATEGTDAASPSDPEEEAAAPEETAETEQSPLAVTESVYRLDVMGWSLAADPESVLTDRYGVEFAGLGKPADFEGKDLTGKIALIQRGELAFVEKIANAKAAGAVAVIVYNNVPGPIGVSLGDSFDFIPTLSMSKEDGEAIKAELDAGQSVEVNFSDFERSQTPGDEMSSSSSRGPAKVTLDIKPDVVAPGSNILSTVPAYGKDEPEADYAQAYDRKSGTSMAAPHVAGLAALLLEKHPEWTPFDVKAALMNNAKIMDTAKYDVFDQGAGRIQAVKSIDPAAFVKVMDVTQYTESGSVVEKENITGSINYGNFMSTDEKTVTKTIKVQALNGSGGEYTVSVNPTRTVPGVSVAVDKASFALNGEEELAVTVTVPRGVTAQTEAQGYIEITNGTNIFTVPYVAHFNVTSNGVKYIETVKGNEKNPFHYPLKADGSLDTLNVAMEFHNPMTFALIEIYDGFDPQGGHYNDGYIGSIFGNYYTFNANTRYNLAWDGQYSDYATEEVTEIPDGLYTVDITTIGTDGKTYKEDTSPFLVKKTAPAVTAPQSLEFKAEDAVEINGTVDDLYFRAAPALAKGWSIQFDPAAALEASYAVKKEDGSTLKEGTLDVQADGSFQYSLENLEGGKYTVETTVKDEQGLAGTSSTAITVESTETEPESPAVRAPGTPMLSHNNGFVNGLLGGSYTVSMNMWWGENATSYKLYEDGVLVDSQKLTYNAPWAQFAQTKITGKTNGTYTYVAELANDKGVTRSQTLTVRVTDALPGKGVLSHDNWDVDGSYKVMMNLWWGTNAAEYRLYENDELIDTQSLKASTPLPQFAVTAVKGKASGTYTYRAELVNDAGVTTTNTIKVKVK
- a CDS encoding GNAT family protein; its protein translation is MDIVIEKLEEKDFENLYTFEVENRPFFEKFVPSRGDDYYKPEVFKVKNKHLLDEQDQGLSLFYLIKDEHHSIIGRINVVDIHYSNKNRTGSLGYRLAQACTGKGIAARALHLLLQTIVDSDIKEIHAKTTNNNTASQKVLEKNGFEHIETSDHEFEMNGQLLKFMNYKWIKK
- a CDS encoding MFS transporter, yielding MSSSTQQHSVHTEAEQPLQQASGKIGLLLAGIIVIAATMRSPITAAGPVVELIRSDTGIGHTMAGLLTSLPLIAFAAISPFAPRLAKRFGLETALLLAVIIVTGGITLRLLPSILALYAGTAILGCGIALSNVLLPSLIKRDFPLRVGIVTGLYSVSMNMFASISSGISVPVAEASSLGWRASLGMWAVFSILGVLLWLPQAGRGRKQMLYVTSQNESKPARLRTSSLAWFVTLFMGLQSLIFYTTITWLPEILADQGFSAASAGWMLSLMQLVSVPATFIVPILAGRTQDQRLLTTITCMCLIIGYALLFSGIPVLVTIGVTLAGIGAGASFGLVTMFFVLRTSHAREAASLSGMAQSFGYMLAAGGPLLFGLLHDWTKGWTLPLLIQVLLAVGLLMTGIQASKNRTVSSL
- a CDS encoding RNA polymerase sigma factor, producing MEDIDLRQIISDILSGDTTKFERVMHKYQRPIFLYCYHMLNNYAEAEDCGQEVFLKAFRHLKRYDPEKSFEAWLYTIAYNQCIDALRKRRLVKYLPFLYHATRDYSPIDQRIEDIYFDEQVLQAMKRLSTEERSLLILRCVEDKTYEEISTILQRNSAYLRKKYERTVGKFRKHYYPVKGAGRNEAKQQSGSSRTIP